The DNA sequence GCTCGAGCTCGAGGGCCCGCTGGAAATTGGCGAGCGCATCCTCGAGGACGTCGCGATCAAAATAGCCGGCCCCCACCCAGTAGCGAGCATCGGGGCGGTTCAGCTCGGCCCGGCTCTCCGGCGGGCTCGATCTCGACGATGTCCAGGCGCTCGATCGGATAGCGGGCCACTGATCCCGCGGTGATGCCGCTGCCCATGCCGATGACGACCACCCGCCTCGGGTCAGGATGAAGGAGCATGGGAAGGTGGCCGAGCATGAGCTGGGTCGGCATGTCGACCCCCGTGCCCGCGTCCGTCTTCCCGTTGGTGCGCAGCTAGATCTCCTCGCCATCCTGGTGCACGGAGATCGTCCCGCTCACTCCGTCGCGATAGAAGAGCACTCGCTGGCTGCGCAGAATCTCGGGAATGCTCTGCCGCGATGCCCTCTCCAGGTACCTCTTGCCGTACACGGCGGGGCCGCTCGCCATGACCCGCTGATCCCAGGACGGGAGCAGGAGCACGACAACGGCCGCGGCCACCCCCGCGACCGCCGCCGCCCCGTGCCAGTCCCACCATCGCGGGCGGGGCCGAGGTTCGTCGCGGCCGCGATGGCCACCGTCGATCGTGTCCCCAGGGCGGGGAGCACGAGGTATCCCGCGAGCACGACCCCGACGACGGCGCCGAACGTATTGGTCGCGTACAGCGCGCCCACCTTCTGGCCCAGGCCCCTCTCCTCATGGATGAGGGCCTGGCTCACGATGGGGAGGGTCCCGCCCATGAGCGTCGTGGGAACCAGGAAGAGCGCGAATCCGAGGGCAAACTGCGCGAGGTTGAAGGTGTCGTAGGAGAAGCCGAAGGTGCCGTGGAGGGAAAGGTAGAGGGCCGAGGTGACCCAGACGAAAGCGGGGAGCAGCGCGCAGTAGACGCCGATGCCGATCTCCAGCCAGCCGTAGGCTCTGATCAGATTGCGGATACGTGCCGACGACCGCGCGAACAGATAGCTGCCGAGCGCGAGCCCGCCCATGAAAGCAGCGAGGACCGTGGTGATCGCGTAGACGGTGTGCCAGAAGACCAGACCGAGCATGCGCAGCCATACGACCTGGTGGACGAGGCCGGTGGCCCCGGAGAGGAAGAAGCAGGCGAAGATGAGGGGCACTCGGCCGGCCGGGCCGGGAAATCCGCGCGATGGGGTCACGCGTTCCTGATCCCCACGCGGATCACTTCGCCGCGCTTGGCGAGACGAGCGAGGGGAAGGGTGAGCTCAAGAAGGAGCTTCAGCACTCCGTAGATCGGGCGCCATTCGGCGAGGCGAGCGAGAGCGAGCCAGCCGTGGTCGCGGAGCCAGAAGCCCAGGCTCCACAGATAGGAGCGGGGCTTGGCCCCATGCCAGCTCCAGACCACGCGGCCCCCGCCCTGCTCGACCGCGCGCTCCAGGCTTTCGGGCGAGAAGTGGGACAGGTGCCGAGGCAGCTCGAGGCCCGACCAGGCCTTGCCGAAGATGCCCGCGCCCAGACCACTGGCATTCGGCACTTCGACGATGAGCAAGCCGTCGGGGGCGAGCCATCCGAGCATGCGGTGAATCATCGCGACGGGATCGGGCACATGCTCGAGGACGTGAAAGGCCGTGACCACGTCGAAGCGGGCGGGCGCGAACGGCGCGGTGAGGACATCGCCCACGTGGATCTCGTCAGTAAAGCGCTTGGCCTTGGCCGCGGCGGCCTTGTCGACTTCTATGCCCGTTACCTGCCAGCCGAGGCTCTTAGCCACCCCGAGGGCGCCCCCCGAACCGCAGCCCACGTCGAGATAGCGGCCCTGCCCGGTCCAGGGCGGACAGTCCCAGCGGATCTTGCGGAGAAGCCGTCGCGCTCGAAGACGGGTCCACAGGCCGATCGAGGGGTCGCGAAGCTCTCGATAGCCGAGGGCGCTGGCCAGGGCCCAGCGTGCCGCCTTGATCCGCCCCCGCGAGCCCTTGAACGGGATCCGGGGCGAGGGCTCCTGGTGGCGCGGGTAATGATCGGGATAGCAGTCGGCAAGGTGCGCGTCGGCCACGCGTGGCTTCTGGTAGAAGAAGCCGCAGCCCCGACAGCGGGCGACCGTGTAACAGCCGGGAACGGCAAAGGCGCGATCAGGCGTGGTCCACAGAGGGTCGGCCTCCGAGCCATGGCAGAGAAAGCAGGGGGCATCGATGGTGGGAAGCCCCCCCGAGGCCCTTCCGTCTCCGTCCTGGAGGGGAAAGGCGGGGCCTCCGGCTACTTCTTGGAGATCAGCCAATGCCCCACGGCCAGGTGTGGCAGTCCTGAGCGCTCGAAGGTGTCCACGGCGTCCGCCGCGCTGCACACCACGGGCTCGCCGTGCAGATTGAAAGAGGTGTTGAGCACCGCGCCGATCCCGGTGCGCCGCTCGAACTCGGCGATCACCGCGTGGTATTCAGGGTTCCACGCCTCGTCGAGGATTTGCGGGCGCGCCGTGCCGTCCTGAGGATGCAGGGCGGCCACCAGCGCCTCGCGCGCCTCCGCGCGAGTGGGCATGGCCAGCATCATGTACGGGGAGGAGAGCCGCTTGGGATTGACGAGATATTCCCCGGCGCGCTCGGCCAGGATGGTTGGCGCGAAGGGCATCCAGAAGTCGCGGTTCTTGATCATCCGGTTGATGAGCGGCACCACCCGGTGATCGGATGGGTTGGCGAGGATGGAGCGGTTCCCCAGCGCTCTCGCCCCGAACTCCATCCGGCCCGCGCAGCGCGCCACCACCCCGTCGGAGACGAGCAGCTCGGCGATCTTCTCCTCGATCCTGTCCTGGAAGGCGACCTTGTAGCGTCCCTCGAGCCCGCGCTCGCGGATCACCGCCTCCGCGTCTTCGTCGGTGACGCGATTGCCGAGATAGGCGGGCCCGAAGGGCTCCAGGCGGCCGGTGACTCCGCGCTTCGCGCATTCCTGGAGATAGGCCAGATAGGCGGCGCCCACGGCGTTCGACTCGTCGCCGCAAGAGGGGAAGGCGAAGAGCTCCTCGACCCACTCTTCCTGGCCCAGGAGCATGTTGGCCTTGACGTTCATGAAGCAGCCGCCGCCGAGGGCGAGGCGCCGGCCGCCATAGCGCTGATGCATGAGCCGCCCCCACCGGAGCATGGTGTTCTCGAAGAGCCG is a window from the Candidatus Methylomirabilota bacterium genome containing:
- a CDS encoding fused MFS/spermidine synthase codes for the protein MTPSRGFPGPAGRVPLIFACFFLSGATGLVHQVVWLRMLGLVFWHTVYAITTVLAAFMGGLALGSYLFARSSARIRNLIRAYGWLEIGIGVYCALLPAFVWVTSALYLSLHGTFGFSYDTFNLAQFALGFALFLVPTTLMGGTLPIVSQALIHEERGLGQKVGALYATNTFGAVVGVVLAGYLVLPALGTRSTVAIAAATNLGPARDGGTGTGRRRSRGWPRPLSCSCSRPGISGSWRAAPPCTARGTWRGHRGRAFPRFCAASECSSIATE
- a CDS encoding class I SAM-dependent methyltransferase; this translates as MADAHLADCYPDHYPRHQEPSPRIPFKGSRGRIKAARWALASALGYRELRDPSIGLWTRLRARRLLRKIRWDCPPWTGQGRYLDVGCGSGGALGVAKSLGWQVTGIEVDKAAAAKAKRFTDEIHVGDVLTAPFAPARFDVVTAFHVLEHVPDPVAMIHRMLGWLAPDGLLIVEVPNASGLGAGIFGKAWSGLELPRHLSHFSPESLERAVEQGGGRVVWSWHGAKPRSYLWSLGFWLRDHGWLALARLAEWRPIYGVLKLLLELTLPLARLAKRGEVIRVGIRNA
- a CDS encoding carbamoyltransferase C-terminal domain-containing protein, yielding MIVLGINETHCATAAVLRDGRIVGCASEERFTRLKNDAGYPRLAIDALLKECGIKPADIDIVALAGARAASREWLNRVLHDEVYAREYYGVAMPSPWRALRRRARKMGAKFGLMDPSRGKFGISQTERLGFVTDHLGIPKNRIVCLDHHSCHAAAAYYGSGFEGKDALVLTNDNAGDGLCATASTGRGRELTRHEAVPSSPGSLGAFYSFVTLALGMKFGEHEYKVMGMAPYAAEQYVQRAEAVLRGVFDLEEGRPALFRWQEPGERYALLLKATLGLRFDAVAGGAQRLFENTMLRWGRLMHQRYGGRRLALGGGCFMNVKANMLLGQEEWVEELFAFPSCGDESNAVGAAYLAYLQECAKRGVTGRLEPFGPAYLGNRVTDEDAEAVIRERGLEGRYKVAFQDRIEEKIAELLVSDGVVARCAGRMEFGARALGNRSILANPSDHRVVPLINRMIKNRDFWMPFAPTILAERAGEYLVNPKRLSSPYMMLAMPTRAEAREALVAALHPQDGTARPQILDEAWNPEYHAVIAEFERRTGIGAVLNTSFNLHGEPVVCSAADAVDTFERSGLPHLAVGHWLISKK